One Roseimicrobium gellanilyticum DNA window includes the following coding sequences:
- a CDS encoding gluconate:H+ symporter, translating into MTFAPISSLIISAAAAAPAAASTPASTASTSTLLMLTGGAIVLIVVLIAKLRINAFLALFFAALLVGLGSGMEAGKVAAAFQTGMGKTLGGVAGILGLGTMLGGLLAASGGAAVLARGLIDLMGPKRVQWCLMLLALAVGFTTWFAVGLVMLVPILLNLTKETGMPFLKLALPLLAVLSIMHGVMPPHPGPLVAIAQLKANLGMVIVWGMVAAIPMAALAGPMFASWAVNRVKVDAPEPPVTSSALEHPTPTLGRTVAALALPVVLILAHTISELFIPAKPELRSETQAFIYNITAMIGNPTLALGLAVLFAGWAFKFTRADALKIGEKSLGPIGMTLLVVGGGGGLNQMLQDSGSANAIAEMARSAHLPPMVFGWLCAALVRVATGSATVAITAACGLVAPMALSTPGVNLELLVVCVGCGSLFLSHLNDAGFWIVKDLLGLTVAQTFRTWTVTETLIGVSGLFVCWGLDAIF; encoded by the coding sequence GTGACTTTTGCCCCGATTTCCTCCCTCATCATCTCCGCCGCTGCTGCTGCACCTGCTGCCGCCTCGACTCCTGCATCTACTGCCAGTACCTCCACGCTGCTGATGCTCACGGGGGGAGCGATTGTCTTGATTGTCGTTCTCATCGCGAAGCTGCGCATCAATGCGTTCCTCGCGCTGTTCTTTGCCGCTCTCCTGGTGGGTCTCGGCTCAGGCATGGAAGCCGGCAAGGTGGCCGCAGCCTTTCAAACGGGGATGGGCAAGACGCTCGGTGGTGTCGCAGGCATTCTCGGATTGGGCACCATGTTGGGTGGGCTGCTCGCAGCCTCTGGAGGTGCGGCGGTACTGGCGCGTGGTCTGATCGATCTCATGGGTCCGAAGCGCGTGCAGTGGTGCCTCATGCTGCTGGCGCTCGCGGTTGGATTCACCACGTGGTTCGCTGTGGGCCTTGTGATGCTGGTGCCGATTCTCCTGAATCTTACGAAGGAAACGGGCATGCCCTTCCTCAAGCTCGCGCTGCCGCTGCTGGCCGTGCTCTCCATCATGCATGGCGTGATGCCGCCGCACCCTGGACCGCTGGTGGCCATCGCCCAGCTGAAGGCGAATCTCGGCATGGTCATCGTGTGGGGCATGGTGGCAGCCATTCCCATGGCAGCCCTCGCGGGCCCGATGTTTGCGAGCTGGGCGGTGAATCGTGTGAAGGTCGATGCGCCTGAGCCGCCGGTCACCAGCAGTGCGCTGGAGCATCCCACGCCCACTCTTGGTCGCACGGTGGCCGCCCTGGCATTGCCCGTGGTGCTGATTCTGGCGCACACCATTTCCGAGCTGTTCATCCCGGCCAAGCCGGAGCTTCGCTCGGAGACTCAAGCCTTCATCTACAACATCACCGCCATGATTGGCAATCCCACGCTGGCGCTGGGTCTCGCGGTGCTCTTTGCAGGTTGGGCCTTCAAGTTCACCCGGGCGGACGCGCTGAAGATTGGTGAGAAATCCCTCGGACCCATCGGCATGACCCTGCTCGTCGTGGGCGGGGGTGGGGGACTCAATCAGATGCTCCAGGACAGCGGCTCGGCGAACGCGATTGCCGAAATGGCCAGATCAGCGCACCTGCCTCCCATGGTCTTTGGATGGCTCTGCGCGGCGCTCGTGCGTGTGGCCACGGGCTCTGCGACGGTCGCTATCACCGCTGCGTGTGGTCTGGTGGCTCCCATGGCGCTGAGCACTCCCGGAGTGAACCTCGAACTCCTCGTGGTGTGCGTGGGCTGCGGCTCCCTTTTCCTCTCCCACCTCAATGACGCCGGCTTCTGGATCGTGAAGGATCTCCTCGGCCTCACCGTCGCTCAAACCTTCCGCACCTGGACGGTGACGGAGACGCTGATCGGTGTCTCCGGTCTGTTCGTGTGCTGGGGATTGGATGCGATTTTTTAA
- a CDS encoding FAD-dependent oxidoreductase — MKPAFLFLLVLGCLMMSAISHAAPEKTYDLVVYGGTPGGIACSIAAAREGKSVLLLETTKHLGGLTTGGLSHTDVGPRPEIIGGIAKEFFVKVDALYADPNRTASKDFWYQEPHIAEQAFTAMLQEAKVDVVFGSRVKNVEKKGARLSSLTTLDGRTYEGRLFVDASYEGDVMALAKVDYYVGREGRAAFDEPLAGFRPAPFRFREKEYMVSPDKKYTHGTPAKISAYGKDGKLLPGINTKWTEPGTADNKSQAYNFRVILTNNAANRVPIPKPVNYDPLRYEILARIIDAFPGVRYEKLVFLGALPNQKFDANASGLVQGTDHVGGNVDYPDADYATRDRIWQDHREYVQGFLWFLANDPRVPAELRAQASEYGLAKDEFTDNENWPYQLYVREARRMRGQYMMSQRDCQKAITKPDSIGMGAFILDSHAVQRLVDKEGYVIDEGNFDIPVRPYQIPYRSVTPKKEQCENLLVPVALSATHVTYGSIRMEPQFMILGHSTGVAAAMALEKNLPVQDIDIAALRTKLVAQGQVLELASLANLTLAENLPGIVVDDEAATYAGSWTSSGYGDPIDGTSHNDGDGSKGKLSARFETSLPESATYEVRLAYSSAPNRAKNVPVKVEHAKGSDTVSVNQQQKPTVEKYFVSLGKFEFTKEKPAVVTVSNEGTKGYVAVDAVQWVRVK, encoded by the coding sequence ATGAAGCCCGCCTTCCTGTTTCTCCTCGTCCTTGGCTGCCTGATGATGAGCGCCATCTCACACGCTGCTCCGGAGAAGACCTATGACCTCGTTGTCTACGGCGGCACACCGGGAGGCATTGCCTGTTCCATTGCCGCAGCACGCGAAGGCAAATCCGTACTCCTGCTTGAGACGACGAAACACCTCGGCGGCCTGACCACCGGCGGCCTCTCCCACACCGATGTGGGACCACGCCCGGAGATCATCGGCGGCATCGCCAAGGAATTCTTCGTCAAAGTGGACGCACTCTACGCTGACCCAAATCGCACGGCTTCGAAAGACTTCTGGTACCAGGAGCCGCACATCGCGGAGCAGGCCTTCACCGCCATGCTGCAGGAGGCCAAGGTGGATGTGGTCTTTGGCTCCCGAGTGAAAAACGTAGAGAAGAAGGGAGCACGCCTTTCTTCGCTGACCACACTGGATGGAAGGACCTATGAGGGCCGGCTGTTCGTCGATGCCAGCTACGAAGGCGATGTCATGGCGCTCGCCAAGGTGGACTACTACGTGGGCCGCGAAGGACGCGCGGCATTCGATGAACCCCTCGCCGGCTTCCGTCCTGCACCGTTCCGATTCCGCGAGAAGGAATACATGGTCAGCCCTGACAAGAAGTACACTCACGGCACGCCGGCAAAGATCTCTGCCTATGGAAAGGACGGCAAGCTGCTGCCGGGCATCAATACCAAGTGGACCGAGCCAGGCACCGCAGACAACAAATCCCAGGCCTACAACTTCCGCGTCATCCTCACGAACAACGCCGCCAACCGCGTGCCCATCCCCAAGCCGGTGAACTATGACCCGCTGCGGTACGAAATTCTCGCTCGCATCATCGATGCCTTCCCCGGTGTGAGGTATGAGAAGCTCGTCTTCCTCGGCGCGCTGCCAAATCAGAAGTTCGATGCGAACGCCAGCGGTCTCGTGCAGGGCACCGACCACGTGGGCGGAAACGTGGACTATCCAGACGCGGACTACGCCACACGCGATCGCATCTGGCAGGACCATCGCGAATATGTGCAGGGCTTCCTGTGGTTCCTCGCCAATGACCCACGCGTGCCCGCGGAACTCCGTGCCCAGGCCAGCGAGTACGGGCTGGCAAAGGATGAATTCACCGACAACGAGAACTGGCCCTACCAGCTCTACGTGCGTGAAGCCCGCCGCATGCGTGGCCAGTACATGATGAGCCAGCGCGATTGCCAGAAGGCCATCACCAAGCCGGACAGTATTGGCATGGGGGCCTTCATCCTGGACTCCCACGCGGTGCAACGACTTGTGGACAAAGAGGGGTATGTCATCGATGAGGGGAACTTCGACATTCCGGTACGCCCCTACCAGATTCCCTACCGCAGCGTAACGCCGAAGAAGGAGCAGTGTGAGAACCTGCTGGTGCCCGTCGCACTCTCCGCCACGCATGTGACCTATGGTTCCATCCGCATGGAGCCCCAGTTCATGATCCTCGGCCACTCCACCGGTGTGGCCGCCGCCATGGCCTTGGAGAAGAACCTCCCTGTGCAAGACATCGATATCGCTGCTCTCCGCACCAAGCTGGTAGCCCAGGGACAAGTGCTTGAACTCGCCTCCCTCGCGAACCTGACCTTGGCAGAGAACCTTCCTGGCATCGTGGTCGATGACGAGGCGGCCACCTACGCAGGAAGCTGGACCTCCAGCGGCTACGGCGACCCCATCGATGGCACCAGCCACAATGACGGCGATGGCAGCAAGGGCAAACTGAGCGCCCGGTTCGAGACCTCCCTCCCCGAGAGCGCCACCTATGAGGTCCGCCTCGCCTACTCGTCCGCCCCGAATCGAGCGAAGAACGTTCCCGTGAAAGTGGAGCACGCCAAAGGCAGCGACACCGTGTCCGTGAACCAACAGCAGAAGCCCACGGTGGAGAAGTATTTCGTCTCCCTCGGGAAGTTTGAATTCACCAAGGAGAAGCCGGCTGTGGTGACCGTGAGCAACGAAGGGACGAAGGGGTATGTGGCGGTGGATGCGGTGCAGTGGGTGCGGGTAAAGTAG
- a CDS encoding DNA topoisomerase III, whose translation MSKALIIAEKPSVAADLARALAKAPGMTTFHKENDYFENETHVITSAVGHLLEQEMPMKDGKKIGWGFTTLPILPEKFELKPIDKTADRYRVVSRLIKRKDVGEIINACDAGREGELIFRNIIEATGTHKPIQRMWMQSMTNNAILEAFQQMRSDEDMQPLAAAAKCRSESDWIVGINSTRALTALNSRHGGFRLTPVGRVQTPTLTIMAKREREIANFVPRTYWEVHALFGVKAGEYAGRWLDEAWKKDETDEHSKAERIWDKEVAEAIVARCTGKEAIVEETTKPTRQIAPLLYDLTSLQREASNRFGFSARRTLQLAQSLYERHKALTYPRTDSRFLPNDYIGTVKGTIKSFSQLTSAKSGAFPTELRPFCDRILDNDWVRPNRRIFDSSKVSDHFAIIPTGQMPPKSLDEAEQKLYDMVLRRFLAVFFPAAEFDVTTRISRIGDDAFKTDGKIMRVPGWLEVYGKKAADEQDGEGGGKVLVPVAPNEKAKVQDIETRQEVTKPPPRYNEATLLSTMEGAGKLVEDEELAEAMSERGLGTPATRAAIIEGLIHDKYIERQQRDLIVTTKGLELVDQLNEIGAETLSSPELTGQWEYKLREMEHRRLDRVSFMKDIRTLAADIVDKSKAYVKTMKEKAFPDFHATCPFCGSKAFKQTTDYYLCKGDNCKLRVFKNVAGKELTEDQVRTLIEKRFLEPMDGFRSRLGKEFRAGIEIKEDKKVNFVFEKGQSDELDWDEAPVLCPCPVCAKAGRKSDIHVLPNAYACKIAMTDQKKCNARLPRELCKKAITEENARKFFTEGKTGLIEGMISKKGRPFSAILVCNVGGKRLLSWEFPPREPKPKAAKKTATAREKFGKKKAAGPAADAEEG comes from the coding sequence ATGTCCAAAGCCCTCATCATCGCCGAAAAGCCCAGCGTAGCGGCCGATCTTGCCCGCGCGCTCGCCAAGGCTCCCGGCATGACCACGTTCCACAAGGAGAACGACTATTTCGAGAACGAGACCCATGTCATCACCTCCGCCGTGGGTCACCTGCTGGAGCAGGAAATGCCCATGAAGGATGGCAAGAAGATCGGCTGGGGCTTCACCACCCTGCCCATCCTTCCCGAAAAGTTCGAGCTCAAGCCCATCGACAAGACCGCCGACCGCTACCGGGTGGTCTCCCGCCTCATCAAGCGCAAGGATGTCGGTGAAATCATCAACGCCTGCGACGCCGGGCGTGAGGGCGAGCTGATTTTCCGCAACATCATCGAGGCCACCGGCACCCACAAGCCCATCCAGCGCATGTGGATGCAGTCCATGACCAACAACGCCATCCTGGAGGCCTTCCAGCAGATGCGGTCAGACGAGGACATGCAGCCCCTGGCCGCCGCCGCGAAGTGCCGCAGCGAGAGCGACTGGATCGTGGGTATTAATAGTACGCGCGCGCTCACGGCGCTGAATTCCCGCCACGGCGGCTTCCGCCTCACCCCCGTGGGCCGGGTGCAGACCCCTACTCTCACCATCATGGCGAAGCGTGAGCGGGAGATCGCGAACTTCGTTCCGCGCACCTACTGGGAAGTGCATGCTCTCTTCGGCGTGAAGGCCGGAGAATACGCCGGCCGCTGGCTGGATGAAGCCTGGAAGAAGGACGAGACGGACGAGCACAGCAAGGCCGAGCGCATCTGGGACAAGGAGGTGGCCGAGGCCATCGTGGCCCGCTGCACGGGCAAAGAGGCCATCGTGGAGGAAACCACGAAGCCCACGCGCCAGATTGCTCCCCTTCTCTACGACCTCACCAGCCTACAACGCGAGGCCAGCAACCGCTTTGGCTTCAGCGCCCGCCGCACCCTGCAGCTCGCGCAGTCCCTCTATGAGCGCCACAAGGCACTCACCTATCCCCGTACGGACTCCCGCTTCCTGCCGAATGACTACATCGGCACCGTGAAGGGCACCATCAAGAGCTTCTCCCAGCTTACGAGTGCGAAGTCCGGCGCCTTCCCCACAGAGCTGCGTCCCTTCTGCGACCGCATCCTGGACAACGACTGGGTGCGCCCGAACCGCCGTATCTTCGACAGCAGCAAGGTGAGCGACCACTTTGCCATCATCCCCACCGGGCAGATGCCGCCCAAGAGCCTGGATGAGGCCGAGCAGAAGCTCTATGATATGGTGCTGCGCCGCTTCCTCGCGGTGTTCTTCCCGGCCGCCGAGTTCGACGTGACGACGCGCATCTCCCGCATCGGGGATGATGCCTTCAAGACGGACGGCAAGATCATGCGCGTGCCCGGCTGGCTGGAAGTCTACGGCAAAAAGGCCGCGGACGAGCAGGACGGCGAAGGCGGTGGCAAGGTCCTCGTGCCGGTCGCTCCGAATGAGAAGGCCAAGGTGCAGGACATCGAGACCCGCCAGGAAGTCACCAAGCCCCCACCCCGCTACAACGAAGCGACCCTGCTCTCCACCATGGAAGGCGCAGGCAAGCTGGTGGAGGACGAAGAGCTCGCCGAAGCCATGAGCGAGCGCGGCCTCGGCACACCCGCCACGCGCGCGGCCATCATCGAAGGTCTCATCCACGACAAGTACATCGAGCGCCAGCAGCGCGACCTCATCGTCACCACGAAGGGGCTCGAACTGGTGGACCAGCTCAATGAGATTGGCGCGGAGACGCTCTCCTCTCCGGAACTCACCGGCCAGTGGGAGTACAAGCTGCGTGAGATGGAGCATCGCCGTCTCGATCGCGTGAGCTTCATGAAGGACATCCGCACGCTCGCGGCAGACATCGTGGACAAGAGCAAGGCGTACGTGAAGACCATGAAGGAAAAGGCCTTCCCGGACTTCCACGCCACGTGCCCCTTCTGCGGCAGCAAGGCCTTCAAGCAAACGACGGACTACTACCTGTGCAAGGGTGACAACTGCAAGCTGCGCGTCTTCAAGAACGTGGCGGGCAAGGAGCTCACCGAGGACCAGGTGCGCACGCTTATCGAGAAACGTTTCCTCGAGCCGATGGATGGATTCCGCAGCCGCCTGGGCAAGGAATTCCGCGCCGGCATCGAGATCAAGGAGGACAAGAAGGTCAACTTCGTCTTCGAGAAAGGCCAGAGCGATGAACTGGATTGGGATGAAGCCCCCGTGCTCTGCCCCTGCCCGGTGTGCGCCAAAGCCGGACGCAAGTCAGACATCCACGTCCTGCCCAACGCCTACGCGTGCAAGATCGCGATGACTGACCAGAAGAAGTGCAACGCTCGCCTGCCGCGTGAGCTCTGCAAGAAGGCCATCACCGAAGAGAACGCGAGGAAGTTCTTCACCGAAGGCAAGACCGGGCTCATCGAAGGCATGATCTCCAAGAAGGGACGCCCCTTCAGTGCCATCCTCGTGTGCAACGTGGGCGGCAAGCGCCTGCTGAGCTGGGAGTTCCCCCCACGCGAACCCAAGCCGAAGGCCGCCAAGAAGACGGCGACCGCGAGGGAGAAGTTCGGGAAGAAGAAGGCTGCAGGTCCGGCTGCAGATGCGGAAGAGGGCTGA
- a CDS encoding nuclear transport factor 2 family protein, which produces MPPYTKAKRIPFQQPSYRRISHALTTTPPPPYSATMTNIETIQSLYRSYRSQDYDTFRALCTPDIAWIQSEGFPGGRTWIGADAIIKGVFEGNASRWEGFGFDIEQYLDAGTSVIVVGTYRGAHRVSGKSFRAATVHIFDLQDGKAARFRQFTDTKVICDALPA; this is translated from the coding sequence TTGCCCCCATACACCAAGGCAAAACGTATTCCCTTCCAGCAGCCCTCCTATCGACGCATCAGCCACGCGCTTACCACCACTCCACCACCTCCCTACTCAGCTACCATGACCAACATCGAAACCATCCAGTCCCTCTACCGTTCCTACCGCTCACAGGACTATGATACCTTCCGCGCACTGTGCACTCCGGATATTGCATGGATTCAAAGTGAGGGCTTCCCAGGAGGCCGCACCTGGATTGGAGCAGATGCCATCATCAAAGGGGTCTTTGAAGGCAATGCCAGCCGCTGGGAGGGCTTTGGGTTTGATATCGAGCAATACCTCGATGCAGGCACCAGCGTGATCGTCGTTGGCACCTATCGGGGCGCGCACCGGGTGTCAGGCAAGTCGTTCCGGGCCGCGACCGTGCACATCTTTGACCTGCAGGATGGGAAGGCCGCTCGGTTCCGGCAGTTCACCGATACAAAGGTTATCTGTGATGCCCTGCCTGCCTGA
- a CDS encoding MFS transporter has protein sequence MSSHRSRNMALLAAFLGWMFDGFEMGLFPLIGPDALKDLLVNTVAPEDMAKTVSSWFTVIIATFLVGAATGGVFFGWLGDRIGRVRAMTFSIFTYAIFTGLCGFATEAWQIALLRFVASLGMGGEWALGVALVNELWTKGSRAWVAGAIGAAANIGYLLVALLSLGMSAFIGTITGWSTALGASDDLNKYLFDHGAWRFLMISGAFPAILIFLIRIFVPESDKWEEEKKAGSTSFWSTPDLLGVLFGATVALFMIYAWSPMGFDATWATIVTITGFGMVIWGFLLPVRRYLHRAASAGTMTHDTRITIRKNLLIGATLAGIALLGTWGAAQHAPKWSGSLNLHGTSPVEVKAYTQLATAFGACVITLLTPVLADILNRRLTYLLCCILAMASSITFFQTNTEIGTWFFISAFLMGGLTASFYGFFPLYLPELFPTAVRATGQGFCFNVGRIIAAVGGLQFANLEKGFGGAVNAYTILCSVYIVGMVLVWFAPETKGKKLV, from the coding sequence ATGTCATCACACCGCTCCCGCAACATGGCTCTTCTGGCCGCCTTCCTCGGCTGGATGTTCGACGGATTTGAAATGGGCCTGTTCCCGCTGATTGGGCCTGACGCGCTCAAAGATCTGCTGGTGAACACAGTGGCTCCCGAGGACATGGCAAAGACGGTGAGCAGCTGGTTTACAGTAATCATCGCCACCTTCCTGGTGGGTGCGGCCACGGGTGGTGTCTTCTTCGGCTGGCTCGGCGACCGCATCGGTCGCGTGCGCGCCATGACGTTCAGCATTTTCACGTACGCCATCTTCACGGGCCTCTGCGGTTTCGCCACGGAAGCGTGGCAGATCGCGCTGCTGCGTTTCGTGGCCTCCCTCGGCATGGGCGGTGAGTGGGCCCTCGGCGTGGCGCTGGTGAATGAACTATGGACGAAGGGCAGCCGCGCGTGGGTCGCGGGGGCCATCGGTGCGGCAGCGAACATCGGCTACCTGCTCGTCGCCCTGCTCAGCCTTGGCATGAGCGCCTTCATCGGCACCATCACGGGCTGGTCCACCGCATTGGGCGCTTCGGACGACCTCAACAAGTACCTCTTCGACCATGGTGCCTGGCGCTTCCTCATGATCTCCGGCGCCTTTCCCGCCATCCTCATCTTCCTCATCCGAATCTTCGTCCCCGAGTCGGACAAGTGGGAGGAGGAGAAGAAGGCCGGCTCCACCTCCTTCTGGAGCACTCCTGATCTCCTCGGTGTGCTGTTCGGCGCCACGGTGGCTCTCTTTATGATCTATGCGTGGTCTCCCATGGGCTTCGATGCCACTTGGGCCACGATTGTGACGATCACTGGATTCGGCATGGTCATCTGGGGCTTCCTGCTACCCGTCCGCCGCTATCTCCACCGCGCCGCCTCGGCGGGTACCATGACTCACGACACCCGCATTACCATCCGGAAGAATCTGCTCATTGGCGCGACCTTGGCGGGAATCGCCCTGCTGGGCACTTGGGGTGCAGCTCAACATGCCCCGAAGTGGTCCGGTTCCTTGAACCTGCATGGCACGAGTCCCGTAGAAGTGAAGGCCTACACCCAGCTCGCCACGGCCTTCGGCGCGTGCGTCATCACCCTGCTCACCCCGGTGCTGGCGGACATTCTGAACCGCCGCCTCACCTACCTGCTCTGCTGCATCCTCGCCATGGCCTCCTCCATCACGTTCTTCCAAACGAACACGGAGATTGGCACCTGGTTCTTCATCAGCGCGTTCCTCATGGGGGGACTTACGGCCTCCTTCTACGGCTTCTTCCCCCTCTATCTGCCGGAGCTCTTCCCCACCGCCGTGCGGGCCACCGGGCAGGGCTTCTGCTTCAATGTCGGCCGCATCATCGCCGCCGTCGGCGGATTGCAATTCGCCAATTTGGAGAAAGGGTTTGGCGGGGCGGTGAACGCCTACACCATTCTCTGCTCCGTCTATATTGTGGGCATGGTTCTGGTGTGGTTCGCTCCAGAGACCAAAGGGAAGAAACTGGTCTGA
- the nth gene encoding endonuclease III: MTKTERAAHVLARLTKLYPEPPIPLDHTDAYTLLIAVLLSAQCTDVRVNLTTPKLFALARTPEKMMEVPVEEIQAIIRPCGLSPQKAKAISTLSRILIEKHGGNVPADLEQLEELPGVGHKTAQVVMAQSFGVPSFPVDTHIHRLAQRWKLSDGKSVTQTERDLKRLFPKETWNKLHLQIIYYGREYCTARGCDGTVCPICRELFPERVRAVKTKKA, translated from the coding sequence GTGACCAAGACCGAACGCGCCGCCCACGTCCTCGCCCGCCTCACCAAGCTCTATCCGGAGCCACCCATCCCGCTCGACCATACGGACGCCTATACCCTGCTCATCGCCGTGCTTCTCTCCGCCCAGTGCACGGATGTGCGGGTGAACCTGACAACACCGAAGCTCTTCGCCCTGGCGCGCACCCCCGAAAAGATGATGGAGGTGCCAGTGGAGGAGATTCAGGCCATCATCAGGCCATGCGGTCTCAGTCCGCAGAAGGCCAAGGCCATCTCCACTCTTTCACGTATTTTAATTGAAAAGCATGGCGGGAACGTGCCTGCCGACTTGGAGCAATTGGAGGAACTCCCCGGTGTTGGCCACAAGACCGCCCAAGTGGTCATGGCGCAGAGCTTCGGCGTGCCGAGCTTCCCGGTGGACACCCACATTCACCGTCTGGCCCAGCGTTGGAAATTGAGCGATGGCAAGTCCGTGACGCAGACGGAGAGGGACTTGAAGCGCCTTTTCCCGAAAGAAACTTGGAACAAACTGCACCTTCAGATCATCTACTATGGCCGCGAGTACTGCACGGCGCGGGGGTGTGATGGCACCGTGTGCCCTATCTGTCGCGAGCTCTTTCCCGAGCGGGTGAGGGCGGTGAAGACGAAGAAGGCTTGA
- a CDS encoding gluconate 2-dehydrogenase subunit 3 family protein, with amino-acid sequence MKPTEPTNLSRRAALKWLAGTAAAGAAAPAIAAPNETEPTPGASAVRSPLYDPDYAKPVFPWDKQLSPDELKIIGVLADIILPKDDNGPAASEVGVPEFINEWCSAPYGDNRDDCEVVRGGLGWLNTESFRRHEKRFDELGNAERIAIVDDICDPAKAKPEHKVGAAFFARFRQLCLGGYYTHSSTWKHLGYVGNVTIGGPYPGVPQAIIEKLGLQDVV; translated from the coding sequence ATGAAGCCCACTGAACCCACGAATCTCTCCCGTCGCGCTGCACTCAAATGGCTTGCAGGCACCGCCGCTGCGGGTGCTGCGGCGCCTGCCATCGCGGCACCCAATGAAACCGAGCCCACGCCTGGAGCCTCGGCGGTGCGCAGTCCTTTGTATGATCCGGACTATGCAAAGCCGGTGTTCCCGTGGGACAAACAGCTCTCACCAGATGAGTTGAAGATCATCGGTGTGCTCGCGGACATCATTCTGCCCAAAGATGACAATGGTCCCGCGGCCAGCGAGGTCGGCGTGCCGGAATTCATCAATGAATGGTGCAGCGCACCGTACGGCGACAACCGCGATGACTGCGAAGTGGTGCGCGGCGGCCTGGGCTGGCTGAACACGGAATCCTTCCGCCGGCATGAGAAGCGCTTCGATGAACTCGGGAATGCCGAGCGCATCGCGATTGTGGATGACATCTGCGATCCCGCGAAGGCCAAGCCAGAACACAAGGTCGGCGCGGCGTTCTTTGCACGCTTCCGCCAGCTCTGTCTGGGGGGATACTACACGCACAGCTCCACGTGGAAGCATCTGGGCTACGTCGGCAATGTGACCATCGGCGGACCCTATCCCGGCGTGCCACAGGCGATCATTGAGAAGCTGGGGCTTCAGGATGTGGTGTGA
- a CDS encoding HIT domain-containing protein, with protein sequence MTLFEKIIAREIPADIIYEDDFCVSFRDINPKAPVHVLIVPKKVIPRVGDAVADDQATLGALLLAAGKIATQLGVNSTDKGFRLAINHGKDAGETVPHMHVHLLAGRELGWPPG encoded by the coding sequence ATGACCCTCTTCGAAAAGATCATCGCCCGCGAGATTCCCGCCGACATCATTTATGAAGATGACTTCTGCGTATCCTTCCGCGACATCAATCCGAAGGCACCGGTGCATGTCTTGATTGTGCCGAAGAAGGTCATCCCCCGTGTCGGTGATGCTGTGGCGGACGACCAGGCGACGCTCGGCGCGCTGCTGCTGGCAGCGGGGAAAATTGCCACCCAACTTGGCGTGAACTCCACGGACAAGGGATTCCGTCTCGCCATCAATCATGGCAAGGACGCTGGCGAGACCGTGCCGCATATGCACGTGCACCTGCTGGCCGGGCGTGAACTTGGCTGGCCGCCGGGCTGA